AATTAAAGTTGAAATAGGCCCGAGTGGCCAGCAGCTGCCGTACTGGAGAGTGTAGCTAGATCAGCTAGTCCAATAGGAACAGGACATGAACCGTCTGTTATTTGACATTCTGTagcagccacattaaaaaaaaacaaaaacaggggcgcctgggtggcgcagtcggttaagcgtccgacttcagccaggtcacgatctcgcggtccgtgagttcgagccccgcgtcgggctctgggctgatggctcagggcctggagcctgtttccgattctgtgtctccctctctctctgcccctcccccgttcatgctctgtctctctctgtcccaaaaataaataaacgttgaaaaaaaaaattaaaaaaaaaaaacatcttgtttaaaaacaaaaacaaaaacaaaacaaaacaaaaaacaaaccacacataCCAGtaaagaagaagagataaaaattaattttaatgctaTATGCTAATGAACTCAGTACATCCAAAATATTGTCATCTTAACATGCGGTTGATACAGCAAAAGCATTGGCCACGTATATTCACTCTCCTTTGCCTTTGAAATTGCGTGGGATTTTACACCTATGCGTGTTGAAGTACGGATAGGCTACATCTGAAGCACTCAGGGGCCACATGTGCTGGCTGCAGTGGCTCTAGAATGCCAGGGTCGGTCTCTCGGGTTCACAGCCGCACCACGCACACCCGTGCGTGGCAGGCGGCCAGTAAACACTTGCTACGTGACCCGGCCAAGGCTGCCGTGGGGTTGGAGGGGGATGGATGGGGGGATGAGCAGAGTGGGGGGCTCTCTGCACTTGCTATACCCCGTCCCTCTGGAATCTCTCTTCataaccacccctccccccgcggATACTCACCGTGGCCCCCTTCCCCTACAGTCATTAGCCTGTGCCCCATGCCAGCCTCCTCTCTGTGCTCATGCTGTGCCCTGTGCCCTCCTGCCTGCTCCTGGACTCACCGGAAGGCATAGGAGGAGACGATGAGGACCAGGGTGACCACATGGTGGACGAGCATGACCACTGAGTCCTTGCGCCAGGCGTCCATGTACAGCGTGGCATAGATGGAATGGCCGTAAAAGCTTCCCTGCAGCAGGTAGGCGGCTGCGATGTCCCGTGGTACCGCCATGCCCGACGTCCAGTCTGGGGATAGCAGGACTGTGTTGGCAGGGACCTACAGGGCCTCCAGGACGCCTCAAGCTGGGGTGCGTCCTCCACAAGCCAGGGCATGCCACCCGTTTCTGCAGGTGTCCTGGTCGCCGGTTTTCTGTTCTCCTTCTCTACCCGTTATTTTTTGCGAATAGCTGTTACTTTTCGGAACAGCTCTAGATTTATAGAAAAAGGTGCTCCTACCCCTGAAACCTGTCCCTTGCAGGATTTCCAACTCTGGCTTGGCCccccttcctgtcttctcttACTCATCGGGCTCTCCTGAGCCAGCCCCGATGCCCCTGGCCTGGGGTCTCCAATCCCAGCTGGATGGAGGCTGCCCCCTGCCTCGCCATGCTGGGCGGGACGGCTGAGGCAGAAATCGGACCTGCCAATGCCATGAGTACGGACTGTCCCACCAGGTGGGTTGTGACTCCCCTTCACCGGCTCCTGCAGCCACCCCCATTCCTCCTGGCACCTGTGCCCACCCATATGCAGGCTTCACACCCTCCCGGTGACACTGGCCCCTCAGCTCTCCCCAtcacctctgcttcctccccaagAGGGCTCTGTCTGCATTGACCTGGACTTCTCTGGATTGTGTCTTGTTCTCTGGCCACTCCCTAAAACGGCCTCCTTGGGCTCCATCCGGGGCCTCCTGTCCCCCAGCCTCAGAGACCTGGAACCAGACCCTCATGTTCCCCTGAAGCCTGGTGTCCCCTAAAAATACTCAGTGCCCTCGCCTCGGTGACAATTCTTCGTCTGTGCCTTGACCTCTTATGCACCCGGGACCCACTTGGACCCCCATCCAGGGCCCCCTTCCTTCCATACCTCTGCTCACTTCCTCTGCCCTCGCCACCCTGACCCTGGGCCAGGCACCGCTGCCTCCCTCCCggctctgccccagctccccctGACCTTCCAGAGCCTGTTCCCGACTGTCCACTCCCCATAGCGGCTTCAACAGCCGTGAACACACAAGCTCCGTCATCCAGCAAATCCACTCCTGGTTTGTACTCAAGGGAACTAAAACCAGGGCTCCGTGTACACGCGCATCCACACCAGCACTGTTCACAATccccaaaaggtggaagcaacccagagTGTCCGTCAACTAGTGAGGGGGTGAGCAAAACGTGGTCTGGCCACACGACGGAACATCACTCAGCCGTTTCTAGAAAGGAGCGATGCGCTGGCACACACGGCCGTGTGGATGAACGTCAAAAACAAGAGGcggagtgaaagaagccagacacaagaggtCACGTGATGCACAATTCCAtgtgtatgaaatgtccagaacaggagactccatagagacagaaagcagattcgGGGGTGCCAGGGGCCGGGGAGGCAGTGCTGCTCATGGGGACAGGGTCTCCTTTTGgcgtgatggaaatgttctggaactagacagaggtgaTGGTGGCACAAGATTGGGAATGCACTAAATGCCTCTgaactgttcactttaaaatggtgaattttggggggcgcctgggtggctcagtcggttgagcggccaacttcggctcaggtcatgatctcgcagtttgtgagttcgagccccgcgtcgggctctgtgctgacagctcggagcctggaacctgttttggattctgtgtctccctctctctgcccctcccccgttcatgctctgtctctgtctcaaaaataaataaacgttaaaaaaaatttttttttttttgggggcgcctgggtggctcagtcggttgagcatccgacttcagctcaggtcacgatctcacggtccgtgagttcgagccctgcgtcgggctctgggctgacggctcagagcctggagcctgcttctgattctgtgtctccctctctctctgtccctcccccgttcatgctctgtctctctctgtcccaaaaataaataaatgttgaaaaaataaataaataaaaacgggggcgcctgggtggcgcagtcggttaagcgtccgacgtcagccaggtcacgatctcgcggtccgtgagttcgagccccgcgtcgggctctgggctgacggctcagagcctggagcctgcttctgattctgtgtctccctctctctctgtccctcccccgttcatgctctgtctctctctgtcccaaaaataaataaatgttgaaaaaataaataaataaaaacgggggcgcctgggtggcgcagtcggttaagcgtccgacgtcagccaggtcacgatctcgcggtccgtgagttcgagccccgcgtcgggctctgggctgacggctcagagcctggagcctgcttctgattctgtgtctccctctctctctgcccctcccccgttcatgctctgtctctctctgtccccccaaaaataaataaacgttgaaaaaaaaattaaaaataaataaaaacgttaaaaaaaatttttttaaaaaaacaatttttttaaatggtgactttttaaattgtattttttttaatgtttatttctgagagagagagagcgcgcacacgcaagcaggggaggggcagagagagggggacacaagatccgaagcaggctctgtgctgacagcagaggtcccgatgtagggctcaaacccacaaacccgcgagatcatgacaggagccgaagccggaagcttaaccgactgagcgacctgGGCGCCCCCAAATGGTGAATTTGTTTAAACTATGATAAAACATATGCAACATAAGCATCGCCATCTGAGCCATTTTTAAGTTCAGTAGCATTCATATGTTCACACTGTTATGTGTGAACTCCTTTCATGTTATAAAACTCCAGCCAAtccccagaactcttttcatcttggaAAACTGAAACTGTCCCCACTGAACACCCgctccccgtcccctcccccagccctggcaccCGCCGGTCCACCTCCTGTCTTTGTGAATCTGGCGACTCCAGGACCCTGTATGAGTGGACTCGTGCATTACTCGTGACGGGCGAATTTTAGCTAATTTTATGTCACGTGTATTTTACCTAATAACGAAACAtgcagccacccctcccccatcaatGGATTAGATCTCCTCCCACCACTTGGccaggtctggggggggggggctccccagAGCTTGACAGCAAAACCCACACTTGTGGCAGGGCCCTCCCTCCGAGTTCTGTCCTCGGCCACGTGGGAATGCTGCAGGCAGCGGAggccccccaacacacacagccGCCGGGTGCTTCTGTCCCTCTTGAGAAGGAAGGGATGtcggggcgtctggatggctcagtcagttaagcatcgggctctggatttcggctcagggtcatgatctcaaggttcgtgagatcgagccccgtgctgggctctgtgctccgacagcgtggagcctgcttgggattctctctccgtctcgctttctgcccctcccccactcatgctctccctgtctctcaaaataaataaataaacatgaaaaaaaaaaaaaaaagaaggaaggaacgtGGAGGCGCCTCAATGCACAGAGCTCACTGTGGAAACAGGACACCGAGTTTTCCACCTATCACGCTGGCAGGACTTTTACCATGGGTGAGCGTCCCCCTCCAGCTTCAAGCTCTAGGTctgaggcagggtgggggtggggggggcacaaaTACGATTCATCATCCAGACTCTGTCTGCAACTCCGCGCCCTCGGGGGCCGGGCTCCGTTCACGGACTGCCAGCCTGCTCTCCACGTTCACATCCACCTGCTGCTCTGGGGTCACCCCACCACATTCCCCCTCTCTGGCCTCTGGGAGCAGCTCCTGGGTGTCCCAAACCCAGCTCCTGCTCTCCCTgaacccccctcccacctccaccaccccccccaccaacctccgCTCCAGATCCCAGCCCCTGGACTTGGGGGGCTCCTCGCTGCTCTGATCTGCCAGGAGTGTGCCCATCCCGCAGTGGCCAGTGCAGTTCTGATCTGCTCTAGGCACCTCCAGGTCCCCATTCAAAAGTCACTTTTGGTGAGGCCGTCCTCATCCCTGTAGAaaattctccctccccccccccctttcccccaaGTTTTCTCATCAGGCTGTTCACAGATTTCACATTTCACTGGCACCACAAGACATCAAGGCTGGGAGCTCTTGTGCTCACAGCcgtgtcagcacagtgcccggtACACAGTAGGCGCCCACTAAACGCACATGCAAATAAGCAGCTAACCTGCGAGCATGTGATCACAGCATAATTTGtaagaaaaagccagaaaaaacTCCATGCCTGAAACCGAGACAGTTCCATTGTGGTTCATTCACATAAAGGAAAACTGAATGACGGCTAAAACCTGCCCTCTAGGGATTTATAAGAATGGCCACATGGGTGACATGGTCCCACCAAGACAGGCTTGTCACCAGGACACCGAAACACAGCAGCTCTGTGCCCAGCCCTCTGATGGGAGCGTGGGGCTTGGTGCCACCAGGAGCCTTCTGAAACTGTTTATGTCACACGGCCGGAAACATGTCCGTGTGTGTCCCTGGTACACAGCCTGGGAGGTCGGCACAGGAACAGAGAAATCCTGACAGCCCCGTCACAGGGTTTTCTGTAACAGGCTGCCTGTTGACAATAAAGGACACTACTGTCACCTTCCTGCCTGTCCCACCAAGCTCAGGCCTTGACAACCCTTTTATCTGACCCAATCAACGGATGCAGCCATTTCACACCATTGTTGTCTCTGCCAAGCTGGTCAAAGCCACATAAGCCACCTAAGGCCCACCGGGCCACTTTCTTCCTTATCCAAGACTCTCCTGCCTCCACATGGTAGCCAGAAGCTTTTTATGATCCACAAACCCGTCTCATTTGGGAGAAAACTCAAACTCCTCCTATGTTCCTCTTGTCCTCATGCACCAAGCCCACGcatgccccagggcctttgcacatgctgttccaggAATGCCCACCAGGGCCCACACAAGGGCTCACCTCATTCATTGTGCCTCCCTGAGCCCTAATAGGACCAGTGTCTAGAGAGGGCATTTTCCTGTCTCCAAAGTCCTTTGATCACCCTTGTCTTGGGGCTACCTTGGGGCCTTGTCTTGGGGAAGATATCCAGCATGAGACGTGTGATGAGTGTCTGGCTCCCCCACGTACCCCTCTCCATGTGCAGAGCAGAACCCTCCCCGACCCTGCTCCATCTGGCAAGGCCCCTACCGTAGAACACAGAGGGTGGGTCGTGAAAGAAGGGGTAGTCGGTGCCGAAGAGCAGGTAGGCGCTGTAGCTCCAGGCACCCAGGTAGAAGAGAAACTTCCAGGCGCTCTCAGGCATCTTGGCGGCATCTCTAGGCTGGAGGCGACACCGCTTGGCCAGGGGCTACGGGTGAGAAGGTGGGTGGCCATCAGCGCGAGGGGCCCAGGGCCAGGAAACCCAGGCTCAGGGGCCCTCCAGGCTGGGTGGTGTTGGGGAGGGCCGGGGCCAGTACCCACAGTCGCCTGGAGCGTAACCAGAGCCCATGTGTGCCAGCCAAGGGCTAAACTTAGTGCCCAGCTGTCCggtgcagggtggggaggggggtgagggaaGACCTGAGGGAAAGCCCTGATGGCAAGGAGGGGGACATGTGAGTGTAAGACAAGGGAGACCAATGAGGTCAGCCCAGGGGAGCTGGGGGTCACAGAGGGTGCTGGGGATagaacagggaggagggaggggggttaAAGAGAAGATATGAAGGGGACTGTGGAGATAAACCTGTGAAGAGAGCCTGGAGGTGAGTATGGGGGCATCTGGCAGAATGGAGGTGGGAGACCCAAGTGATCCCTATGGGAGGTACCTCGGAGGCAGAATTTGGGGGTAGACTAGAGAGAAGTGGGTTGGGGAAGATGGGGTGGGTAGCTGGGGGAGAGCATGAAAATGTGGAGGGACGGAGGGGGgaacggggcagagagagaaaggggagagggcaAGGAAAGAATGTTCAGTGAGATGGTAAGACACGAGCTGAGCCCCAGGGACCTAGGGAGACACCAGGGAGGACTCGAAGGAAGAGGGGTCATGCAGTGGTGAGGCATGGAGAAATTGAGGAGGGGGGCACAGATCCCCTGGAGTCCAGGAGCCTGGGCCTCAAGCTCCCTGGGGGCGGGGCTCCAGGGCTGCTGGGTCAAGCCCGCCCCCTTCCCTCCgggagaggctggagggggcCCGGAGCGCCAACGGTTGCCATGGAGACAGCTGGAGCCAGTTTCAGTAACCCCTGGCAACCAGGCGGCTGCCAAGAAGATGAGCTTTGGAGGAGAGGGCAGCCCCTCCACCCATTTCTTGGGAAGGGCGAGCCTGGAATTGTGCTCGTCCCACCTGGACTGACGGTAGCTCCGGGGGTTCCAAAAGGGAGGGTGTTTGCGATCTTGCCACCAGCCCCCCTCATTGCCAAGCCTGCCCCTCCGGGAGGGAGGTGGCTCCACTCTGGTTGTCCCAGACCAACCACATGCCCCGCCTGGGCTCTGACCCTCAACTTCCTGGATCTCCCACTTCCCAGCTGGAAATTGGGAAAGTATAGGGGGAGCAGCAAAGCCAGATATGGACCAAGGCTGACCTGTGGAGGGGCACATGTGCCTGCTTTCCCGTCCCTGGAGCAGGGTGGTGGCTGGGGTCTCTTCCCCATGTGGGTGATACGGGGACGGTGGTGGGGACAGTGGCGGCCAAACAACACCCTATCCTTGACTTAACAAGAGCCAGCCTCTTCCCAGCCAGTAGAGAAAGGCCCCTTTGTTGGCGCCGAGCACTCTGTCCCTGCACCCCCTGCCACCTCCAGCCAGATTGGGGCGGGGTGTCCCCAGTCGGTCCATGGGGGAGTCGCAGCCAAGCTAGGGGCCCAAATGCCTTCCCAGCAGCTCTCCTAGCAGCGACCCCTCCCTAAGGATGGGAGGGAGGCCAGGCGCCAATGTCACCCACAGGGTCACTCTCCAACTGGAGCGGTAGCCTCCTCAGACTCGCTAGAAACTGGGCAATTCGGACGCAGCCCCTCGGAGGCAGCCCGGTCCAGCCCTGGAGACCCAGGCCGTGCCACCTCCCAAGACTGCGACCACCGGCGTGGTCGGGAGCCCAGGCCTTTGCCTCCCCACGTCGGAGGGTGGCGCTGACTCCAGACATGCGCGAGGCAGCGACCGGGTAGCTCCGGCCTCTTCCCGGTAGCAGCGGACAAGTCGGCTCCGCCGCCCCCAAGGACCTCGGGCCCCGCTCCGGTTGCGAGCGCGCTCCGCATGGCCCCGAGGCGCAAGGCGCAGGCGGCTCCAGTGCACTTAGCCCACCTCGCCCGCGTCCTCAGCTCCTCCATCCCGGGTTCGGCCCTCCTAAAAGGGCGCGCGGCGGCCCGGGCTCTCCCACCGCCCGGGGCCGCCTTGTCCGGCACTGACGGGTCTAAGTCTGCCCTGGTTCCCCTACATCCGGAACACCCCATCCGTGTGGGGGTCCCCACGGTCCGGCGTTCCTACAGCTCGGCCACACCCCCgcatccaccccacccccacccctctcagcCCTAAAGGGACCAGCTCCTCCAGCCGCAGGCGCCCCACGTTCCAGTGACCCGGCCCGTAGAGGCAGAAAGGGGCACGCGAGGGCCCGGGGTCCGTGGCCCGGGCCCCCGATAACAGCCCGGCCCCTCCCAGCCCGCGGCCCCACGTCCCGGCCCTCGGTGGCACTGACCCGAAAGAGGCGCGCGGTGGCCGCCGAGCGCAGCGCCGTCCAGCCGAGCGCGCCGAgcgccagcagcagcagctcggGCGGCGCCAGGTGCGCGTGCTCGGCCAGGCCGCGGCGCGCCAGCCCCCAGCCGCAGTCCGCGCAGCCCCGCGCCGCCGCCAGCGCGCTGCCCCAGCCGCGCTGCACCAGCTGCGCGTAGCTCGGCATGGGCTCGGGTCCCGCCGTCCCCGCCGCTGTCCCGGCTGCCGCCATGTCGCCCGCTCgtcggccgccgccgccgcttgCGCCCGCCCGCGGTGGCCGCCGGAGCCGCGCGCCTCGCGTCACGCGCCGCAGCTGGGCCGGGGGCGCGCCGGCCGGagcgctggggctggggggcggggccggcacAAGCTCCGCCCCGAAGGGGGCGCGGGCGGAGGGGACTTGGGGCTTGTCGCGGCGTCCGAGACCCTGAGGGCGCAAGGGTGCTCTGTCTCccagaggcggcggcggcggcgaccaAGGGCGAATAAGACCCGGCGTTGACGCGATGCGTCCTGGAGACGGGCCCGCGCTCCTGCCCATTTTCCAGTGGAGGAAAGCGAGGCGCGGAGCAGCGGGGGACGGAGTCTGCCCGGCGCCCGCCGGTCCTGGACCCGGTACCCGCTCCGTAGTGCCCCGTGCCCACCctgggcccccccaccccaccattcaGTGTCCGCGATGTGGGGCACGGTGAGCACCCGCCCTTCGCCGATAATTCTCCTTCCAGGGCCCCCCAGCATGCTTCTCCGGCCCTGTCCCGTCCCTCCCTCGGATTTCACCATTCCTGGCCTCAGAGCCACCTGCTGCTATCCATGACCCTGAGTACCTGGCAGGCCTCCCCTGCAGCAGGTTTAACACAGGcctgcaggggaggcagggggagtggGCACTCATGTGCTGGGGCTCAGAGGCTGGATCAAGCCTACTGGTTCCATCGGGAACACCCCTGGTGATACTCTACTGTCCATTGATCAGGCCCTGTGCCTGAAGCCCCCGGTGGCCATGATCGAGGTCACCTGTTGGGGATATCACCTTCCCTGACACTGACAACCCTCCAGGGCTCCCACATTCCTGTGTTCTGCTTTCCCTCCCACGTTGGACCTCTTCCCAAAGCCTTTAAGATGTAGAGCGCCAACAATCAGTGTGGGCCCTGTGGGAGGCCTGACCTGACCTTCAGGTGCATGGGTGAAAACAGAGAGGACTGAGGAGGCGCACGTCTCTCCTCTTCAACCTTCGTCCAGTTGAGCAACACATTCAGTTGGCCCTGAATGTTTACGAATTCAGTCACCTCTCTGTACATGCACAGCCTCCTGTGGCCCTGAACCCCCCTAGTGGCTCCTGCCTGGTATCCTGGCTTCCTGCTTATCCCACACAGATACCAGAAGGAGCCTGCTTGCTGTCCTCCCTCTGCTCACAGCCTTCCATGGCTTCCATCATGCAGAGTAAAAAGCCAGCTTCTCGCTGGGACTCAACCTACCCTCATGCTCTGCTTTCCATCTTGCTCCCATTTGCTACACTGGCCACCTCACTGTGCCTCTaggacccctccccccaccctacaGTCCAGCCTGAGGGCCTTTGCAACTGGTTATTCCCGCTGCCTAGAATGTTATTCCCCCAGGCGCTAGCAGGGATCGTAACTTCCTTCAGACTTCACCTACAAATGTCACCTGCTCGGTGCACCCTTGACTTTCCCATCAATCTTTTTGTTAGTCTGCTCACTGTACCTCCTACTCATTATTCCTGACCATGCACTCTGTGTGGGCAGGGGTCCGTCCCGCCCATCAGACCAGGAAGAGACAGGCCCAGCCTGTGGGAGGTATGAGGCCTGCCTGGTTTGGTCAAGTATTAAGGCCCAGCTGGAGGCCAGAGACATGATTAATGCTGCAGCTTGCCCAGCAGGCAGAGGAGGACTCAGGGATGCTCAGAAAACTATACGTGTCCCCAGGGCCCTGATGGGCCTGTGGTGCAGCCCTGGATGTTCCaagtcccccacccccgccctcccacccaGCACTATCTGGTCACCATGGCAGCCATCAGTAATGGGAGAGGCGCCCCCGCCCACCAGCCCAGTCCCAGATGTGTAGAGTTTCATCTTGGCGGGACCAGCTGGAAGGCCACCAACGGGTGGGGCGGGGCAGAAATGAAAGGTGGCTCCTGGTGCTGGCAACTGAGACCTGACAAGGGGCTGCTAAGGGTCCCCTTCCCTGTTCCACCTGACGGCAAGGCCTCTTCTCGCCCGAGGAGCTCATCCCCAggccatccctccccacccctgacagATGCCTCTGCCCGGGGATTCTTCTGTCACTTCCCTCCCCTGCTGAGCTCCTCACCAGGCAGGGACGGGACAAGGGTGGGCCCTGCCGCTGGGGATCCCGAGCTCTACGTCCCGTCCTGGCAACCAAGCACCACCTCTGAGGTAGATGAGGCCAGACTCTGGCAACCCAGTATCTTATCTTCTTCCTGGAGAGGCCCAGACACTGACCTAGGGACAAAGAGCACAAAGCCCCGTCCAGCTCGCAGAGCCCAGCGCGGCCTCCGGGGACTCTGCATGGGCTGTTCAGGCGGCCTTGAATGAATGCTGGTCCCCCGGGAACCTGGCCTGGCAGCTCCTTCCAGCTGTTTGGGTGGATACAGCTCAATGGTGACCTCATCTAAGAGGCCCAGCCAACaccactcccctgcttgcctacctccctctctctagATAGGAGATTCCAGCTAATTCCCTGGCTTTCTCTTATGGAGGGGTGCTCACCATGGATTTCTCTCTCCAGGTAGAGAG
This sequence is a window from Prionailurus bengalensis isolate Pbe53 chromosome A2, Fcat_Pben_1.1_paternal_pri, whole genome shotgun sequence. Protein-coding genes within it:
- the CERS1 gene encoding ceramide synthase 1; the protein is MAAAGTAAGTAGPEPMPSYAQLVQRGWGSALAAARGCADCGWGLARRGLAEHAHLAPPELLLLALGALGWTALRSAATARLFRPLAKRCRLQPRDAAKMPESAWKFLFYLGAWSYSAYLLFGTDYPFFHDPPSVFYDWTSGMAVPRDIAAAYLLQGSFYGHSIYATLYMDAWRKDSVVMLVHHVVTLVLIVSSYAFRYHNVGILVLFLHDISDVQLEFTKLNVYFKSRGGSHHRLHALASDLGCLSFCLSWFWFRLYWFPLKVLYATCHCSLRSVPDIPFYFFFNALLLLLTLMNLYWFLYIVAFAAKVLTGQVRELKDVREYDAAEAQSPKASKAEKPLRNGLVRDKRF